The genomic region TTTGCAACTATTACAATCTACCAGTCCCAGCTATTTACTTCTAGCCTCCCTAGATGCCGCGCGGCAACAAATGGCATTATACGGAGAAGAACTGATGGCGAAAACTTTGCGTTTAGCGGATGAAGCCAGAAACCGGATTAGTCAAATTCCCGATCTTTCAGTTTTACAGCTGCCAGCAAAAAGCTCAGGCTTTGTTGCACTTGACAAGACGAGACTTACCGTCACTGTCTCCGGTTTGGGGATCGCGGGATTTGAGGCGGATGAAATCTTGCATCAAGAATTAGGCGTTACAGCCGAATTACCATCTTTACAGAACCTCACATTTATTATTTCTTTGGGCAACACAGTAGCAGATATCGAGCGACTAGTAGCAGGTTTTGCTGTTCTGGCTGAAAGATCTACACAGGTAAGTCAAAATTCAAAATTCAAAATTCAAAACTTTTCTACTCCTGTACGGGTGGGTTTAGCAAACAGTTTGACAGCCAAAGCCTTTAGTTTTTGGTCAAAACCCGCCCGTACGACTCCCGACTCCCCACTCACACCGCGTGAGGCTTTCTTTGCTCCAACAGAAACACTACCATTTCATCAGACACGCGATCGCATCAGCGCAGAACTTATCTGTCCTTATCCTCCAGGGATTCCTATTTTGATGCCAGGAGAAATCATCACCTCAGAAGCATTGGAATACCTACAACAGATTCAAGCCAGTGATGGATACATTACCGGATGCACCAATCCGAGTCTCACTCAGTTAAAGGTAGTCAAGAAGTAAGTTGTAAGTCGTAAGTCAGAATTAACTGCTCCCTACTCCCTACTCCCTGCTCCCTACTCCCTGCTCATCAGGTAATTCCATAGTAAATGTAGTCCACCCTTCCTGACTTTCTACCTGAAGCGTTCCTTGAAGGTGTTCTACCAATTTTTGTACTAAAGTTAATCCTAATCCCGTACCCCCTTGTTTCCAGCGATCGCTGTTGTGAATGCGATAAAATTTTTCAAAAATCTTCGGTAATTCTGCTGCGGGAATTTCTGCTTGGTTGCGGACGGTAAAGATCGTCCGTGTAGCGGGTAGTTGATAATTGGTGTTTGGTAACTGGTAATTACGTGGTGCGTGGTGCGTTCTCCTCTGTTCCTCTGCTCCTCTGCTCCTCTGTTCCTGAGCTGCTCTTCTTTAGCTCCCTCAGTTCTCTTTCCCCCTACTCCCTGCTCCCTGCTCCCTGCTCCCTGACAACTGACACTAACGACTATCATCCCCCCTGCTGGAGTATATTTACAGGCATTGTTGGCTAGTTCGGCGATCGCTCGCTCCAAACTGGCGCGGTCTGTCAAGATTTGCGATAAATTGGGATCGAGCCGAATTTCTAGTAATTGTTGATTTTCTTGGGCGCGAATCAGAAAAGGCTCTATAATTTGAGGTAGCCATTCTTGTAAGTTAACCGCTTCTTGTACGAGGATAGGATAAGATGCTGTTTCTAATCTTTGCAGATCGAGTAATTCGGTAATTAACTCAGCTTCTCGATTGCATTCTGCTTGCAAAATTTCTAAATATCGCTGTCTTTTTTCACTACTAGGAGAAGTTTTTAACATTTGAATTGCCATTTTCATATTGGCAATCGGCGTACGTAACTCATGAGAAACAGTGCTTAAAAAATCATCTTTGAGTTCGTGCATCTTCTCCATTTGCACCAACATCTGTTCTTGCTCGATTTGTTTTTGGTGCATAGCTTCGACCTGCTGTCGTTCGCTAATATCCTGAAAAACTAACATCGTGCCTACAATGTTTCCTCGATCGTCTTTAATTGGCGCAATGCAGTCGTCAATGGGTATTTCTAAACCATTTTTATCAATCAGTTGCGATCGCTCTGAAATCTCGACTGTTATTCCTTTCTGTAAAGCTTGTTGAATTGGGTGTTCCGATCTAGTTTGTGTCGGGATAATTTTGACAACTTCTGTTGCTTCTTTACCGCAGGCATCTTGTCGATTCCAACCAGTAAGAGCTTCTGCAATTGGATTCATAAAAGTAATTTTCCCTTCTGTATCGCTAGCAATTACGCCATTATTAATACTTTTTAATACAGTTCTCAACCAGTATTTATTTTGTTTGAGCTTTTGCTCTATTAAATATTTATTTAGCGTAATCTCGATTGTTGTTTTTAGTTCCTGCTCTCTAAAAGGTTTAATAATAAAACCAAAGGGTTGTGTTGCCAACGCTCTATTGACAATGTTTTCGTCGGAATTTGCAGTTAGATAGACCACAGGAAGCTCGAAATTATGATGCAAAACTTGAGCTACCGCTATGCCGTCCATATCTCCTTGCAAGCGAATATCTACGAGTACTAAGTCTGGTTTGAGTTCGCTAACTTGTGCGATCGCTTCTTCTCCAGTTGCGACAGTTTTACAGACATGGTAACCAAACTTCTGTAGCCGATTTTCTATATCTTTAGCAACGATCCCTTCGTCCTCAACCACCAATATTTTTGCTGGAATATTCATTCTTTTGTAAACTCAGTCTAGATCGAAAATCTCACTATGAATTCCGTACCAAAATCTTTTTTAGTTAATTCAATGTTTCCTTTTAGCTGGTTGGTTAATATATTGACTATTTGCAGTCCTAAAGATTTAGTATTTTGCCAATCAAGTTCTAGTGATAATCCAATTCCATCATCGCTGACTTTGAGAATGACATAATTATGAGTTTGAGGCTTTTGAGATTGAACTGTAATACAAATTTGCCCAAATTGTTTCTCTAAAAAAGCATGTTTCATTGCATTTGTTGTGAGTTCATTAATAATTAAACCGCAAGGAATAGCAATATCTATACTTACCCAAATTGGTTCTGTTTCAAGTTTTAAAGTAACTCGCTTGCAACTGAGGTTAGTAGTGTCATATGTACTATATAAATTATTAACTAGTGTTTCAATATAATCAGCTAAATTAATTTGAACGAAATTCTGAGATTGAGAGCGATACAAGAGATCGTGAACCAGAGCCATAGAAAAGATCCGAGTCTCACCTGATTTTAGAATTTCTAGCGTTTGGCGATCGCTTACGTAGTTTGTTTGCAAACTAAGCAAACTAGAAATAATTTGTAGGTTATTTTTAACGCGATGATGAACTTCTTTCAATAAAAAATTTTTTTCTTGTTCTACAGCTTGAATGCGTGCTACTGCTTGCTTCTGCTCGGAAATGTTGCGATTAATTCCAGTCATCCACATTGCTCGATCGGCATCATCATAAAAAACTTTGCCTTGTCCCGCCAACCAACGAATATTACCATCAGCACTAAGAATGCGAAATTCTTGCTCAAATTCTCCCGTTCTTTCCAGCGCGCGGGTAATAGCTTCGCTGAACGAAGCACGATCTTCTGGATAAATCCGATCGAGAACAGCTTCGTAAGTACCTGCAAACGTCCCAGG from Chroococcidiopsis sp. SAG 2025 harbors:
- a CDS encoding PAS domain S-box protein, encoding MVKRKSLFWRYGVAVLTVAIALVVTLFLSTLIHKESPFMLFFIAILVSAWCGGMGAGLAATALAAILCNYFFLPPQYVLSTPSWEQGLRLTIFVLEAICICTAITILNSARVRAQQSQVAALHCQATLLQSEERFRLLVEGVKDYAIFMLDADGIVASWNAGAARITGYKAREAIGQHCSRFYTYADIESGIPQQELQTAIAQERLETEGWRIRRDGSKFWANVVTTVLKDSGGQIQGFSQVVRDVSDRQRSEELLRQSQERLHLILEASQIGIWDWNLHTRELRWSLQQEALFDLAPGTFAGTYEAVLDRIYPEDRASFSEAITRALERTGEFEQEFRILSADGNIRWLAGQGKVFYDDADRAMWMTGINRNISEQKQAVARIQAVEQEKNFLLKEVHHRVKNNLQIISSLLSLQTNYVSDRQTLEILKSGETRIFSMALVHDLLYRSQSQNFVQINLADYIETLVNNLYSTYDTTNLSCKRVTLKLETEPIWVSIDIAIPCGLIINELTTNAMKHAFLEKQFGQICITVQSQKPQTHNYVILKVSDDGIGLSLELDWQNTKSLGLQIVNILTNQLKGNIELTKKDFGTEFIVRFSI
- a CDS encoding aminotransferase class I/II-fold pyridoxal phosphate-dependent enzyme, translated to MEFDIISQAKTPILEALWQCATRINHAPFYTPGHKRGEGITQQLVNYFGKAIFSADLPELPELDNLFAPQGIIQEAQELAAVAFGAEKTWFLVNGSTCGVEAAILATCGVGDKIILPRNVHNSAIAGLILSGAVPIFIAPAYDPVLDIAHSITPEAVAAALAEHPDAKAVLMIYPTYYGVCGDLSAIAAVVHRHNIPLLVDEAHGSHFAFHSELPTPALASGADLSIQSTHKVLGALTQASMLHVSGNRIDRDRLNKSLQLLQSTSPSYLLLASLDAARQQMALYGEELMAKTLRLADEARNRISQIPDLSVLQLPAKSSGFVALDKTRLTVTVSGLGIAGFEADEILHQELGVTAELPSLQNLTFIISLGNTVADIERLVAGFAVLAERSTQVSQNSKFKIQNFSTPVRVGLANSLTAKAFSFWSKPARTTPDSPLTPREAFFAPTETLPFHQTRDRISAELICPYPPGIPILMPGEIITSEALEYLQQIQASDGYITGCTNPSLTQLKVVKK